One window of the Pseudomonas sihuiensis genome contains the following:
- a CDS encoding MarR family winged helix-turn-helix transcriptional regulator: MSAFDTAGLQLDNQLCFKLYAASRAVIRAYKPMLDALGLTYPQYLAMLVLWEWQERAPEQPTLKALGQRLQLDSGTLTPLLKRLEQMDLVQRRRAQTDEREVHLALSEAGRALQAQVLPLKAQLLCQFGDQDLLEMEGLRRSLDRLLARLSD; this comes from the coding sequence ATGAGTGCTTTCGACACCGCCGGGCTGCAGCTGGACAATCAGCTGTGCTTCAAGCTTTACGCCGCCTCGCGCGCGGTGATCCGCGCCTACAAGCCGATGCTCGACGCCCTCGGCCTGACCTACCCGCAGTATCTGGCGATGCTGGTGCTGTGGGAATGGCAGGAGCGGGCGCCCGAGCAGCCGACGCTCAAGGCGCTCGGGCAACGCCTGCAGCTGGATTCCGGCACCCTGACGCCGCTGCTCAAGCGTCTGGAGCAGATGGACCTGGTGCAGCGTCGTCGCGCGCAGACGGATGAACGTGAGGTGCATCTGGCCCTGAGCGAGGCTGGCAGGGCGCTGCAGGCGCAGGTCCTGCCGCTCAAGGCGCAGTTGCTCTGCCAGTTCGGCGATCAGGATCTGCTGGAGATGGAAGGGCTGCGGCGCAGCCTGGATCGGCTACTGGCTCGGCTCAGCGATTGA
- a CDS encoding glutathione peroxidase — protein MSNALFDIPVTTIKGEQKTLADFGGKAVLVVNTASKCGFTPQYKGLENVWQQYKDKGLVVLGFPCNQFGKQEPGDEGAISEFCELNFGVSFPLFKKVDVNGSDAHPLFVQLKKRAPGLLGSQGIKWNFTKFLIGEDGKVVKRFAPTTKPEELSSEIEALLK, from the coding sequence ATGAGCAACGCACTTTTCGATATTCCGGTCACCACCATCAAGGGCGAGCAGAAGACCTTGGCCGACTTTGGCGGCAAGGCTGTGCTGGTGGTCAATACCGCCAGCAAATGTGGCTTCACCCCGCAGTACAAAGGCTTGGAAAACGTCTGGCAGCAATACAAGGACAAAGGACTGGTAGTGCTCGGTTTCCCCTGCAATCAGTTCGGCAAGCAGGAGCCGGGTGACGAGGGCGCGATCTCCGAGTTCTGCGAGCTGAACTTCGGCGTCAGCTTCCCACTGTTCAAGAAGGTCGACGTCAATGGCAGCGATGCTCACCCGCTGTTCGTGCAGTTGAAGAAGCGCGCGCCGGGCCTGCTGGGCAGCCAGGGCATCAAGTGGAACTTCACCAAGTTTCTGATTGGCGAGGACGGCAAGGTGGTCAAGCGCTTCGCCCCGACCACCAAGCCCGAAGAACTGAGCAGCGAGATCGAAGCCCTGCTGAAATGA